From one Musa acuminata AAA Group cultivar baxijiao chromosome BXJ2-6, Cavendish_Baxijiao_AAA, whole genome shotgun sequence genomic stretch:
- the LOC135614605 gene encoding polyadenylate-binding protein RBP47-like, producing MTWTWAQPSYDLYIETPTQVKPVPNSVVAVRYKTRIWTKPPPWCLAQGTSTNRRRLRLLYFDLTVNIKPGIESASLFKPFVGHPTPPNPPPPHPRSPSSLLACLAAVLIEAAATMQPVAGVDPRRTPSPQPWAAVRYPAPAMVMQHPMMAPPPPPPSYGHPFVPYPHPPTSPPQPPSISNRHQQGEEAAAEDEKRTIWVGDLQYWMDENYLLGCFVHAGEVVSIKVIRNEQTGQSEGYGFVEFHSHATAEKILQSFSGHLMPNTDLPFRLNWAPFSMGNKRSDLTFDHSIFVGDLASDVTNAILHETFTTKYPSVKGAKVVIDANTGRSKGYGFVRFGDENNKKVAITEMNDVYCSSRPMRIGLATPRKSSGGLGPDGASATGSQSDIDSAKTTVFVGGLDPEVSEDDLKEAFS from the exons ATGACGTGGACTTGGGCCCAGCCCAGTTACGACCTTTACATCGAGACGCCGACACAGGTTAAACCGGTACCGAACTCAGTTGTCGCAGTCCGATATAAAACGCGGATCTGGACAAAACCACCGCCCTGGTGCCTTGCCCAGGGCACGAGCACTAATCGACGGCGATTACGTCTCTTATATTTTGATCTGACGGTCAATATCAAACCTGGCATCGAATCCGCCTCCCTATTTAAACCCTTCGTCGGCCATCCCACACCCCcaaaccccccacccccccacccgAGATCTCCCTCTTCTCTCCTTGCTTGCCTCGCCGCCGTCCTCATCGAAGCGGCGGCGACGATGCAACCGGTGGCTGGAGTGGATCCGCGGCGCACCCCGTCGCCCCAGCCTTGGGCGGCGGTGCGGTACCCGGCACCGGCGATGGTGATGCAGCACCCTATGAtggcgccaccgccgccgccaccgtcaTACGGGCATCCCTTCGTTCCCTACCCCCATCCCCCGACGTCTCCGCCTCAGCCGCCGTCGATATCGAACCGCCACCAGCAGggcgaggaggcggcggcggaggacgaGAAGCGGACGATCTGGGTGGGGGACCTCCAGTACTGGATGGACGAAAACTACCTCCTCGGCTGCTTCGTCCATGCCGGTGAG GTTGTCTCCATAAAGGTTATTCGCAATGAGCAGACTGGACAATCAGAGGGTTATGGGTTTGTTGAGTTCCACTCACATGCAACGGCTGAAAAAATACTTCAGAGCTTCAGCGGTCATCTGATGCCTAACACAGATCTGCCATTTCGGTTAAATTGGGCACCATTTAGCATGGGAAATAAGCGTTCAGATCTTACTTTCGATCACTCTATTTTTGTAGGTGATTTAGCTTCTGATGTTACTAATGCAATTTTGCATGAAACTTTTACTACTAAGTACCCATCAGTAAAAGGTGCAAAAGTTGTTATTGATGCTAATACTGGTCGTTCAAAAGGTTATGGGTTTGTAAGATTTGGAGATGAGAATAATAAAAAAGTTGCTATCACCGAGATGAATGATGTTTATTGTTCTTCTAGGCCCATGCGTATTGGCCTTGCTACACCTAGAAAGTCTTCTG GTGGTCTTGGACCTGATGGTGCATCAGCAACCGGCTCCCAGTCAGATATAGATTCAGCTAAGACAACA GTATTTGTTGGAGGGCTTGATCCAGAAGTCAGTGAAGATGATCTGAAAGAAGCCTTTTCATAG